The Heterodontus francisci isolate sHetFra1 chromosome 13, sHetFra1.hap1, whole genome shotgun sequence genome includes a region encoding these proteins:
- the c1d gene encoding nuclear nucleic acid-binding protein C1D — MAAPETLNEDYPTEIHECLVGFEESLKSADGTLRNLMSVPRSELLQKLDPLEQAKLDLASAYALNSMFWIYLITQGINPKEHAVKQELERIRTYMNKVKEITDRKKASKLDKGAASRIVRNALWEAKPEGKSKTPSQSS; from the exons ATGGCGGCTCCCGAGACTTTAAATGAAGACTATCCGACAGAAATCCACGAGTGCCTGGTGGGGTTTGAGGAATCTCTGAAGTCTGCCGATGGAACATTGAGAAATCTGATGTCGGTGCCCAGGAGTGAGCTGTTGCAAAAG TTGGACCCTCTTGAGCAAGCCAAGCTGGATTTAGCCTCTGCTTATGCACTGAATTCTATGTTTTGGA TATACCTCATCACACAAGGCATCAACCCCAAAGAACATGCCGTCAAACAGGAATTG GAGCGGATAAGAACCTACATGAATAAAGTGAAAGAGATAACGGACCGCAAGAAGGCATCGAAACTGGACAAAGGAGCGGCGTCTCGAATTGTCCGGAATGCATTGTGGGAGGCAAAGCCAGAAGGAAAGTCAAAAACACCATCACAATCATCATAA